One stretch of Rhizoctonia solani chromosome 8, complete sequence DNA includes these proteins:
- a CDS encoding Tyrosine kinase specific for activated, whose product METSSGLISSDIDRDVSPWSAHVLEITTPEDKYLAADDASSKEELKHVAPPLPRYGHSLSGAASPVGKFYIFGGSVGDLLKNDTWSIQLSQNSGQSPDSGRDSLRTRITASLMETTGQAPSPRSGHASVFLNGRLVVWGGMIGALQWADVCLYSLDTNTNVWTKLDLQPAPSARCNHAACIHGNRLILHGGCSAQGIHLDDMWSLDLDLLQGTPKWEEIKVARKGHSPSPRSSHAMVAYQNKLYIFGGTSPACTHRDTWCFNMATRVWSEPRRDGPIPPARSKHTMALARDSIQMFGGAGDRLIDLLKDQSEATSPQNLDIIKPHVIPFKKLLNVPMFDGDIQPSTEPVSEVARTQSTPSKTKNTKSISSLVPEDRQVLPSSNTFSKYSDSRSEQSSGRVTQDVITGAMSATEIFRHLINHSCRDITDQLDTSNVSEYAVSGGGFGDVYHAKLRDGRRVGMKCVRFQVHATEKGKKLLKHAAHELYVWSKCRHPNVLELLGVMLFRGQITMVSPWLENGHLRWFLEQNPQADRCALCVQIADGVEYLHSQSIVHGDLKPENILISKDHVPKLADFGSATLAEYTLGFTHSSTTQSMTLRWTAPEVIRGESKPTQASDIYALGMVIYEIVTRSVPFAGVSDYAIVFTVASGKIPIRSETHIPPGTEQADHLWTMLTMCWAYSPEERLKAQEVANTV is encoded by the exons ATGGAGACAAGTTCCGGATTAATATCATCTGACATCGATCGTGACGTCTCTCCTTGGTCTGCCCATGTCCTAGAAATCACAACACCTGAGGACAAGTACCTTGCTGCTGACGATGCATCAAGCAAAGAGGAGCTCAAGCACGTCGCGCCACCTCTTCCCCGGTACGGCCACTCGTTATCTGGAGCAGCAAGTCCTGTGGGTAAATTCTATATATTTGGTGGATCAGTTGGAGATCTCTTGAAAAACGATACATGGTCTATTCAACTATCTCAAAACTCGGGCCAGTCCCCAGATTCAGGCCGCGATTCATTACGCACGAGAATAACTGCGAGTCTAATGGAAACTACTGGTCAAGCCCCTAGTCCTCGTTCTGGGCATGCGAGTGTGTTTTTAAACGGTAGACTGGTTGTGTGGGGTGGTATGATTGGGGCCTTGCAGTGGGCGGACGTCTGTCTTTACTCGTTAGATACCA ATACAAACGTTTGGACTAAACTGGACCTTCAACCTGCACCAAGTGCTCGTTGTAATCATGCCGCTTGCATACATGGAAACAGGCTCATCCTTCATGGCGGGTGTAGTGCGCAGGGCATTCACCTCGACGATATGTGGAGTCTGGATCTCGATTTGT TGCAAGGAACTCCTAAATGGGAAGAAATCAAAGTCGCGCGAAAGGGTCACTCTCCGTCCCCAAGATCCTCTCATGCAATGGTTGCATACCAAAACAAGCTATACAT TTTTGGCGGAACCAGCCCGGCCTGCACACATAGAGATACATGGTGTTTCAATATGGCCACTCGAGTCTGGAGTGAACCAAGACGTGACGGCCCTATTCCTCCTGCGCGTTCAAAGCACACGATGGCCCTTGCCAGGGATTCAATACAGATGTTTGGAGGGGCAGGTGATA GATTAATTGATTTACTCAAGGATCAAAGCGAAGCAACTTCCCCGCAGAATTTAGATATCATTAAACCGCATGTTATTCCTTTTAAGAAACTCTTGAATGTACCCATGTTCGACGGTGATATCCAGCCGTCGACAGAGCCTGTCTCCGAGGTGGCTCGAACTCAAAGTACTCCTTCAAAAACAAAGAACACAAAATCAATTAGTTCGCTTGTA CCTGAAGATAGACAAGTTTTACCTTCTTCAAATACTTTCTCAAAATACAGCGACTCTCGCTCCGAACAAAGCTCGGGCAGAGTTACTCAAGATGTCATTACTGGCGCTATG TCAGCTACAGAGATATTTCGACACCTTATCAACCACAGCTGTCGTGATATCACCGATCAGCTCGATACCTCTAATGTATCTGAATACGCTGTATCCGGTGGCGGGTTCGGGGATGTATATCACGCTAAACTCCGCGACGGGCGCCGGGTAGGTATGAAGTGTGTCCGGTTTCAAGTCCATGCCACCGAAAAGGGGAAGAAGCTACTAAAG CACGCGGCCCACGAGCTGTATGTGTGGTCAAAGTGTCGACATCCGAATGTACTTGAACTTCTAGGTGTTATGTTGTTTCGCGGTCAGATTACGATGGTTTCTCCATGGCTGGAGAATGGGCACCTGAGATGGTTTCTTGAACAAAATCCGCAGGCTGATCGTTGTGCTCTG TGCGTACAAATTGCTGACGGAGTCGAATATCTACACAGTCAATCAATC GTCCACGGAGACTTGAAGCCT GAGAATATTCTGATATCAAAAGACCACGTTCCCAAACTAGCAGACTTTGGGAGCGCCACGCTCGCTGAGTATACACTGGGGTTCACGCATTCCAGTACAACTCAGAGTATGACCCTAAGGTGGACT GCTCCAGAAGTAATTAGAGGAGAGTCAAAGCCAACGCAAGCCAGCGATATCTATGCACTCGGAATG GTTATATAC GAAATTGTAACACGATCGGTACCATTTGCCGGGGTCAGCGACTATGCCATCGTGTTCACGGTTGCGAGTGGGAAGATACCCATTCGATCAGAGACGCATATACCTCCAGGAACGGAGCAGGCGGACCATCTCTGGACAATGCTCACAATGTGCTGGGCTTATAGCCCCGAGGAACGATTGAAGGCACAGGAAGTCGCTAACACA GTTTGA